Sequence from the Hyalangium minutum genome:
ACGAGCCCCGGACGGAGCGCTGAAGGGAGGGCCTCACCGGGCGCGGCGGCGCTGTGCCCACCGCACCCCCCGTGCAGCCTGGGCCCAGCGCCCCTGGAGGCGCGCCTCGGAAGCCAACGCCTCCTCCCGCGAGGGCCCCTCCGGCAACAACCTCGCCGCGTGTGAGAGCACGAGCCGCTCCAGCGCCCACTCCTCGCACAGCCGCCTCAGGCCGGGCCCATCCAGCCCACACGCTCCCAGGAAGACCTCGCGATCCGGAGGCCGCACTCCGTGGCGCCGCCACCACTCGTCCTCGGCCTGCTTCACTTCCTCAGCGGTGGGCTCCAACCCCAACGAGCGCGCCCAGCCCGCCAGGAGCGCCCGCCGCAGCCCCGCCTCGGCCAGCGCCGCGCTGTCCGGCTCCTGCTGCAGCACCGCCAGCACTTGGGAGGAGGACACCGTCCGCCCCGCCAGCACGGCCACGCCCTCCTCCAACCTGCGCCGCCTCACCTTCGCGGGAAGCGAAGTCCTCACCCCTCCCCGGGGAGGCTTCACCGGCGCGGCCGACGCCAGGAACGCCGCCGCCGCCCGGAGGCACGCCTGGGCATCCAGCGCCTGCAGATCCTCCACGCCCCGGGAGAACCATCCCTCCCAGCTTCCCCACGTGGCTGCGGACCAGGACGGGCGCTCGGCATCCAGGATCCGGCGCCAGGTGCGCTCCGCGTAGTAGAGGCGCTCGGCCACCGTCACCAGCGTCCGCGCCTGCCGCGCGTTGAGCACCCGCGCCGCCCGCGCCTGGGTCACCACGTGCCGGACATTCACCATCGGCACGGTGAGCGGCCGGTAGCCCTGCTCGGCGCCGGCGTGCCGCAGCGCCACCTCCGAGTCATCCACCAGCATCCCCGTCCGGTACCACTCGAAGATCTGCCCCACCCCTACCATGCCCTGCGCAGCCAGTTCCGCCGCGCGCAGCGCCCCCTGCCCTGCGCCCCCGAAGACGGCCACGCCCGCCTCCACCGCGGCCAGCAGCTCCTGGTGCCACACCGGCGGCAGGGCCTCGCCCACTCCATCGATCAGAGCGATGGCGCGGGGACGCAGCGCGAGCGCCCGCCACACATCCCCTCGGCGGGCCGGAGGCAGCACATGACAATTCACCCACCGGCGCGCCTCGCCCACGGGCAGCGAGGGGCCCAGAAAGACAACGAGATCCTCAGGACGGCGTTTCATGAGAGCTCCGAGATGCGCATGCCCGGCACCACCACGCGCCGCACGTGCAGGCCCGACACGGGCGCGTCGAGCGTGAGGGCGGCCACCTGGGTGAAGCCCGCGCTCCGCAGGTGGTTCATCACCCGCCGCACGCTCCGCACCGGCGAGGCCTCCTCTGCGGCGAAGTCCGGCATGGTGTCGGCTTGACGCTTGGGGCGCACCGACGCACAGACCCGGGCGAGGCCTCGCACCGCCCCGCGCTCCGCCGAGGACAACGGCTGCGGCGTCCCCTGCAGTGCCGAGAGCCGGGCACACGCGGCCTCCAGCAACGCACGCAGCAGCGCCTGATCCCTCCCCAGCGCGCACGCATACCCCACCGTGAGCGGCACTGGCCCGTCCTCTTCATCCACCAGCACCGCCGCGGCCACCGGAAGCCCCACCGCCCCCGGTGTCCGCGAGGTGGGCGTCGCATCAAAGAGGTACACGCCAAACCCTCGCTTCTTCAAAATCCTGGCCAGCGCCTCCGTGCGAGGCGCCGCTCGCCCCAGCACCACGGGCCCCAGCATGCGCCGCCGCATGGCCTCCTCCGTCCACCCGTCCGGCAGCGCCCGGGCGAGCTGATCCCGCTTCGTCGCCTCCAGCAGCGCCTGCAACAGCGCGCGCTGGGCATCTGGATCCGCCCCCGTGCCGTTGCGCGTCCACATCACGCTCACCGGCCCCAGCGCCACCGCGCCCGCGGGCGGGCAATGCACCCCCTGCGCCGGCACCCAGACGTTCCTCCGCGAGTGCAGCTCCGTGGCCTGCCTCCACGCGCACCGCACGGAGTCCCCCCACAGCCGGGGCTCCACCAGCCTCCCCGCCGAGCCCAGCGCCTCGGCGCTCCAGGCCTCACCGCTGCGCGGATCCAGCTCCGCGCGCGCGGCCCACACCAGCTGGCTCGTGGGGACGTGCTCCGCGGCCCAGAGCACCGCCGTCTCATAAAGCGCGCTCAGAGCCGCGTGCTCGAAGGTCAACCCCGGGCCCGAGCACGCTCCGAGCCCAGGGCTGCCGGGCCTCACGGCGCACGCCACCTCCACCCCCGTACGGTCCAATCCCGTCACCCTGGCCACACGGGTGACCTCCATGGCCTCAGCCAGCCGCTCTTGGAAAATCTGCGAGACAAGGACGTGTTTGGTAGGAAGCACGGCACACAACCTTAACTCGAAAACGAGCCCCGCAATCCACCCATCGTTTGCGCCCCCAGCCGCATGGAGCGTGATAGGGGGGGAAAACAGAGGGAGTACGCCGGATGATTCAGGTTGGAGATCCAGCGCCGGACTTCACCGCCACCGACTGCCAGGGGCGCCCCCTCTCCCTCTCCTCACTCCGAGGGCGGCGCGTGGTGCTGTTCTTCTTCCCCAAGGCGTTCACCATCGGCTGCACCCTCGAAGTGCGCGCTTTCCGGGACAACCAGGCCCGCATCGAGGCGCTGGGCGCGAACCTGGTCGGAGTGTCCGTGGACTCCGTGGCCACCCAGTGCGCCTTCGCCGCCCGGGAGCACATCCACTTCGCCCTCCTCGGAGACGACGAGCGCCGCATCAGCAAGGCCTATGATGTGCTCTGGCCCGTGCTGAACGTGGATCGCCGCGTCACCTTCATCCTCGGGCCGGACGGCAAGGTGGAGGCCGTCATCCGCCACGAGGCCCGCGTCTACCGGCACCTGGATGACGTCTTGCGTTACCTCCAGGACCACCCGCTCCCCGCCGCCCCGGGCACTGGGCCCTCACGCGGCTAGTCCCACTGACAGAGGTACTCGCAGTGAGGCGCACCCTTGGCGACACACTTGGGGTGGGTGACGCGGACGGCGCTGCCGCCGGACAGCTCGATGGCGCGCTGGTGCCAGCCGACAATGGTGAGGCAGTCCGTCTCGGTGACGTTCTCCGCCCCGAAGGTGCGCAGGATGGCCGAGCGCGGGCCGAGCTTCTCGTAGGTGCGCGAGCCGACGGCGTAATAGAAGCGGTAGATCTGCGGCGCCTGGCTGAGCAGGAAGTGCGGCTCGCCCGGGCGCACGAAGACGTGCTGGGCGCCCTTGAGGTTCTCGTCCGCCGAGGCCCGGCCCATGTCCATGAAGGCCCGGGTGCGGTCCTCGGGGGACAGCACGTCCGCGATGGCCGCGTCCAGGCGCAGGTTCAGATCGAACGGGTACCAGTTGATCGGAAGGATCATCTTCCGCAGCAGCGTCTGGTCCGCCGGAGGCAACCGCTTCAGCACCTCCTCCAGACGCGCCTGCCCCCCCTGCTGGCGCACCAGGTTCAGCCGGGAGATGAGCACCGTGCCCTTGATGCGCGAGTGAGAGGGAGAACCGGCCGTGGCCATGGAGGGGAGCGGCATCTTGGCAGTGACGTATGCGACGGGGCAACCCTCTGCAACTGCTGCGAAGAGCGCCTGGGAAGCCTGGTCGCTTGCCCCCTCCGAAGCTCGGCGGGAGACCCGGTTTGTAACCTTTTGTCCCTCTCCGTGTTCCCATTCCATGTGAAGGTCTGGCACACAGAGGGAGTCCCCATGCGCCCCCGGTTGGCGGTGGCAAGCGCCCCTGCCCCTACAGATGAGGAGCTGTGCCGAGCCTTCCTGGATGGGGACGAGGCCGCCTTTGGCGTGCTGGTAGAGCGATATCGCACCCTGGTCCTCTCGCTGGTCCGCCGCTTCGTCCCCCGGCCCGAGGACGCGGCGGACCTGGCGCAGCAGGCCTTTTTGAGGGCGTTGGAGGCCTCGCACCGCGTCTTCCTGAACTGGAAGTGGACGAGCTCCACCCCCTTCCGCTCCTGGCTGGTGCGGATTGCGCTCAACCTGGCGAAGAACCATGCGCGCCAGGGGAACCGCTGGCGCACCGCCCTGCTGACAGAGGTGGAGGATGCCTCGGCGGACCCGGGCGAGTCCCCCCAGGAGCGGCTGGAGCAGCAGGAGCGCGAGCGGCGCCTCCAGGCTGCGGTGATCGCCCTGCCCCGCCGCCAGCGCGAGGTCCTCACCCTCCGGGTGGATGCGGACCTGCCCTTTCGAGACATCGCCGAGACACTCGGCATCACCGAGAACAATGCCAAGGTGCAGTTCCACCACGCCGTGAAGCGCCTGAAGGCGGAGGTGGCTGGCGCGCCAGAGGAGACGGACGAATGAACGCGTGCCCCGAGTACGAGGAGCTGCTGACGCTCCATGCCACCGGAGCGCTGGAGGCCCAGGACGAAGCTCGCGTCCGCGCGCACCTGGCCTCTTGCACCGCGTGCCGAAGTGAGGCCGAGTCGACCGCGCGCCTCCTCTCGACCGTGGCGCTGCCGGCGCCCTCGCCAGCAATGCGGCAACGAATGGACACGCTGCCTCAGCGGACGCTGGGGGCGTGGCGGCGCGAGCAGGTGCGCCAGGCCTTCCGGGCCCGGACCGTGGGCGCGATGCTGGCTGCGGCGGCAACGGTATTGCTGGTGGTGAGCCCGTCGCTGCGAGGCGCGGGTCAGCCCAAGGGAACCGTGGCGCTGCCGACCGCAGTCTCGCAGCAGGAGGCAGAGTCCGAGTCCGAGTTTGAGCAGTGGGCCGTCGCGGATCCGCTCGGCGATGAGCTGGACGCACTGCTGGCCGATGAGGACTTGGACGAGTGGGACGAAGACGCCGAGATGGAGCCGTCCGCGAGTGAGCTGTTCTTGAACCCGAACCTGGGAGAGATGCCGTGATGAAGCCGATTCGAGTGGCAGTGCTGACCCTGGCCTTGTTGCCGATGGCCGCGCTCGCGGCGGATCCGAATGCCCAAGCCCAGGCCCAGGCCCAGGCCGAGCAACGGGCGGAGAAGCAGCTGCGCCTGGCGCGGGTGCTGGGACTCGCCGAGGAACTGGAGCTGGACTCACAGCAGGCCCTGAAGCTGGACGAGACGCTGCGCAAGTTCGACGAGCGGCGCCGCCCGCTGCGCGAGCAGGTCCGCGAGTCGGCGGACATCCTCGAGCGAGCGGCCGACGGGGACACCGCGGCGCTGGGCCAGGTGGAGCAGGCGGCGCAGCACGCGTTCGATGCCAGGGCACAGCTGGCGGCGCTGGATCGGGAGATGTACCAGTCGCTCTCCCGGGATCTGCCGCCGCAGAAGCGGGCGAAGCTGGCGCTCTTCATGGCGCGCTTCGAGAACCGGTTCAACAAGAAGCTCCGCGGGGAGCTGCGCGAGAAGGTGAAGAAGATGAACCGGTTCCGCGCACTGGACAACCAGGGCTGAGCCTCTCGGACCGGGCCGTCACCGAGCGGTGGCCCGGGCCTTGCGCTCCTCGCCCTGTGCGAACAGGGCCTTGAGCACGCGCCCGGTCGCCGTCTTCATCTTGCACAGCTCCCGAGGCGTTCCCTCCGCCACGATGCGGCCGCCCTCCTCGCCTCCCTCGGGCCCCAGCTCCACAACGTGCTCCGCGGAGGCGATGACGGACGGGTGGTGCTCGATCACCACCAGCGTGTCTCCCCGATCCACCAGCCGCCCCAGGAAGGTGATGAGCCGGTCCACGTCGCCCAGGTGGAGTCCCGTGGTGGGCTCGTCGAGCACGTAGAGCGTCGGCTCGTGGCGCGAGTTCGCCGTCAGCTCCGCCGCCAGCTTGAGCCGCTGGGCCTCGCCGCCGGACAGCGTGTTGGAGCCCTGGCCCAACTGCAGGTACCCCACACCGAGGTCCGAGAGGCACTCCAGCGGCGCGGCCACCTTGGGCAGCGCGCGGAAGACCTCCTTGGCCTCGTCGGCGGACAGCCGCAGCACCTCGCCGATGGTGAGCCCGTGGTAGCGCACCTCGAGAGTGGCCGCATCAAAGCGGGCCCCGCCGCACACCTCGCACGGCGTCACCACGTCCGGGAGGAACGCCATCTCGTGGGAGATGGCCCCTTGCCCCTCGCATGCCGGGCACCGGCCTCCAGCGGCGGTGTTGAAGGAGAAGCGTGCCGGACCGAAGCCCCGGATCTTGGCCTCGGGAGTGGCGGCGAAGGCGCGGCGCAGCTCGTCCCAGATGCCGAGGAACGTCGCCGGCACCGAGCGCGGTGTGCGCCCGATGGGAGACTGGTCCACCGCCAGCACGCGGGAGATCGCCTCCACGCCGTGCAGCGATTCGAACGGCCCAGGCTTCGGCCCCACCAGTCCAAGCTTCTCGCGCAGCGCCGGGTACAGCACCTGGCGGATGAGCGTGCTCTTGCCCGAACCGGAGACGCCGGAGACGACCGTGAGCCTCCTGACAGGCAGCCGGAGATCGACGCGCTTCAGGTTGTTGGCGCGGGCACCCTTCAGCTCGAGCCACTTCTGGGGCTCTCCGCGAGTGCTGGGAGGGCGAATCTGCGAGGCCCGGAGCGCCTTCGCGGTCGGTGAGTCCTCCCGTTGCAGCACGTCCTCCGGAGCGCCCTCGGCGAGGATGCGCCCACCGCCACGTCCGCCCGTGGGCCCCAGATCGATGAGGTGGTCCGCCGCGCGGATGGTGTCCGTGTCGTGCTCCACCACGAGCACGGAAGACCCCGTGTCCACGAGCGCCCGGAGGTTGGACAGCAGCCGGTGGGTGTCGCGCGGGTGCAGGCCAATGGTGGGCTCGTCGAGCACGTACAGCGCCCCCGTGAGCCCCGCTCCGAGCTGTGCCGAGAGGCGCAGCCGCTGCATCTCGCCTCCCGAGAGCGTGGCGGCGGCGCGATCCAATGAGAGGTAGCCCAGCCCCACGCGATCGAGGAACTCCAGGCGCCGGACAAGCTCCTGGCGCGAGGGCTCACCGATGAGCGCCCGATCCCCACGGAACTTCCAGCCCTGGACACGCGCCAGCGTGGCGGTGACGGAGTTCTGCACCACCTCGTGGTACCGCGCGTTCTCCAACCTCACGGCGCGAGGCACCGGAGACAGACGCGAGCCCTGACAGGTACGGCACGGAGCGGTGTGGCCCTCGGCGATGGCCTCGGCGCCGCCCTCGACACCTGTGCCCTCACAGGCCTCGCAGCGCCCCTGCTTCGTATTGAAGGAGAACCAGCGTGGGTCCAGCTCCGGCACAGCGGTTCCACAGCGAGGACAGGTGCGCTCGGTGGACAGCAGCGTCTCGCCCTTGGCGCTCCGCACTTTCAGCGCGCCCTGGCCCCAGCCCAGCGCCCGATCGAACACAGGGCGAGGCAGCTTGGCCAGCTTGCCCTCGTACATGACGAGGTCGATGTCGTGCTCGCGTGTCTTCGTCAGCCGTGGCGGGTTGTCCGTGTTGGCGATCTGCCCGTCCACGATGGCCGTGGTGATCCCCGCGCGAGCCGCCGCCGCGAAGAGATCCAGGTACGTTCCCTTGCGAGCCCGGACCGCGGGAGCCAGCACGGTGCCGTCCCCCTTCGACTCGGTGAGCTGTGCGTACAGCGCATCCGGCGAGGTGGAGGCAATCGGCGAGTCATCGTTCGGGCAGTGCGGCTGGCCCAGCTTGGCGAACAGGAGGCGCAGGTAGTGAGCCACCTCCGTCACGGTGGCCACGGTGCTCGTAGCGCCCGCGCGCGAGGTGCGCTGCTCCAGGGCCACGGTGGGCGGGATGCTGCTGATGCGCTCCACGTCCGGCCGAGGCATGGTCGGCAAGAACTGCCGCGCATACGGCGTCAGCGTCTCCAGGAAGCGCCGCTGGCCCTCGGCAAAGACGACGTCGAACGCCAGCGAGCTCTTCCCCGAGCCGCTGGGCCCCGTCACCACCGTCATCTTCCCCAGGGGAATGCGGCAGGAGATCTCCTGGAGGTTGTGCTCGCGCGCATGCTCCACCTCGATGGCCGGGCTGCCCGCGGCGGCCTTCCGAGGCTTCGCTGGGCGCCGAGCCCCGGTGCTCTCCTCGCGCAGGGCCGCTGCGGTGAGACCTGAGCCCTTGGCCAACTCGGCGGGAGTGCCCTCGGCCACCAGACGCCCACCATGCCGCCCACCGCCCGGTCCCAGATCGATGATCCAGTCCGAGCCCCGCATGACGGAGAGGTCATGGTCCACGACGACGACGCTAGCGCCCCGCCCCACCAACTCGTGCAGCGCCGCGAGCACATGGCGCACATCGAGCTCATGCAGGCCCGCGCTCGGCTCGTCGATCAGGAAGAGCGAGCCCTTGGCCTCACTCGCCAGCGCCCGGGCCAACTTCAGCCGCTGCGCCTCGCCCCCCGAGAGCGTGGAGAGCGGCTGCCCGAGCGACAGGTAGCCCAGGCCGAGCCGCGCCACGGGCCCCAGGGTGCGCTTCAGCGCGGTATCGTCCCCGAAGTGCTTCAGTACCTCGTCCACGGTGAGCTCCAGCACCTGCGCGACGCTGAAGCCCTGGTGCTGGACGGCGAGCACCTCCTCCTTGAAGCGCCGGCCCCGGCAGACGGCGCAGCGCAGCGCCACGTCCGCGAGGAACTGCATCTCCACCGTCTCGTAGCCCTCGCCCGAGCAGGCCTCGCAGCGGCCCTTGTCCACGTTGAAGGAGAAGTGGGCGGCGGTCAGGCCTCGCACCTCGGCCTCGGGCTCCGAGGCGAAGCGCTCGCGCAGCCGATCCCAGGCCTTGGTGTACGTGGCGGCATTGCCTCGCGAGGTGCGCCCCAGCGGCGACTGGTCCACGAAGGTGATGGACTTCACCGTCTCGGCGCCCTCCAGCGCGTCTACCGCCCCAGGGGCCTCGATGTCCTTCTCCCCCAGTCCGCGCGCCAGGTGCCGGTAGAGCACCTCGTCCATCAGCGTGCTCTTGCCCGAACCACTCGGCCCCGTGATGGCGCACAGCACTCCCAGCGGAACGCGCACCGTCAAACCCTGGAGGTTGTGCTCATGGGCATTGCGCACGACCAGCTCCCCCGTGCGCTGCCGAGTCGTGCGCGGCGTCTCCTGCGTCCCCGCCAGGAGCTGACCCGTGGGAAGGTCCGTCCGCTTCGCCAGGGCCTCGGGCGGACCATCGAAGCACAGCTTCCCGCCGTGCTTGCCCGCGCCAGGCCCCAACTCCAGGACCCGGTGGGCGGAGCGGATGACGTGCTCGTCCTGCTCGATGACGAGCGTGACGTTCCCTCGCTCCGCCAGCTCGGCCATGGCCTCGGTGAGCGGGCGTACGTCGCTGGGGTGGAGGCCCACGGTGGGCTCGTCCAGGACGAAGAGGGCCCCCGTGAGCGACGTGCCGAGCGCCGCGGTGAGCGACACGCGCTGGGCCTCGCCTCCGGAGAGCGTCCGCGCGGGCCGATCCAGCGTGAGGTAACCCAACCCCACACGCAGCAAGTAGCGGAGCCGGCTGGCCAGCTCCTTGCGCGCCAGCTCGCCCTGGCCGGTGGTGGTGCGCAGCGACTCCAGGCGCTCGCACGCGTCGGACAGCTCCAGCCGGTGCCAGGCCGCCAGATCCAGCCCCCCCACGCGGTACGCCAGGGCCTGCTCGTTCAGCCGAGCCCCCTGGCACTTCTCGCAGAGCGAGTACGCCCGGTAGCGCGAGAGCAGCACGCGCACGTGCATCTTGTACGTGCGGCTCTCCATCCATCGGAACCACGCGCGCACGCCGGGGTACGAGCGCCCATCGTGGTAGTCACCCTCGCCCTCCAGCACCATCTCCCGCTGCTCCGGCTGGAGCGAGCTCCACGGCGTGTCCAGGGGGATGCCCATGGCCTTGGCGTAGCGGTGGAGCATGTTGCGCTCCCATTCCGAGGTCTTCCCGGACCACGGCCGGATGGCCCCCTGCGCGAGGCTGAGCGAGGGATTGGGGATGACCTTGTCCCAGTCGATGCCGATGGTGCGCCCGAAGCCCCGGCACGTGGCGCACGCGCCCGTGGGGGACTGGTAGCTGAAGAGCCCCGGGCGTGCGGGCTCGAACTCACGCGCGCACTTCGGGCACACGAGGCCTCGGCGGATGCGCCGCGTAGCGCCACCGGGGAGGAACAGCATGGCCTCGCCCTCGCTGCGCGCCCACGCGTCCTCGACCGCCTGGGTAAGGCGGGAGAGCTGCCCCTGCGCCAGCTTCACGCGATCCACCACCACCTGGGCGACGCCCGCGGAGTCCGTCGCCTCGCTCGGCCGCAGCGCCTCCAGCTCCCGCACCTCGCCCTGCACCACGAGCCGGTGGTAGCCGTCCTTGAGCAGCCGGGCGCGCACATCGAGGAACTCGGCGGTGCCAGCAATGCGCACGGGCCACGTGAGGATGACCTGCGCGTCCGGGTGCTCGGAGATGGCCGCCGCTGCCGCCACGCGCGCGTCCGTCCGGACTGCCTCCACGCCACAGGCGGGACATACCGGCATGGCCTCCCGGGTGAAGAGCGCGGAGAGGTAGGCCTCCACGTCCGCCAGCGTGGCCACTGTGGA
This genomic interval carries:
- a CDS encoding RNA polymerase sigma factor produces the protein MRPRLAVASAPAPTDEELCRAFLDGDEAAFGVLVERYRTLVLSLVRRFVPRPEDAADLAQQAFLRALEASHRVFLNWKWTSSTPFRSWLVRIALNLAKNHARQGNRWRTALLTEVEDASADPGESPQERLEQQERERRLQAAVIALPRRQREVLTLRVDADLPFRDIAETLGITENNAKVQFHHAVKRLKAEVAGAPEETDE
- a CDS encoding anti-sigma factor family protein translates to MNACPEYEELLTLHATGALEAQDEARVRAHLASCTACRSEAESTARLLSTVALPAPSPAMRQRMDTLPQRTLGAWRREQVRQAFRARTVGAMLAAAATVLLVVSPSLRGAGQPKGTVALPTAVSQQEAESESEFEQWAVADPLGDELDALLADEDLDEWDEDAEMEPSASELFLNPNLGEMP
- a CDS encoding peroxiredoxin, which codes for MIQVGDPAPDFTATDCQGRPLSLSSLRGRRVVLFFFPKAFTIGCTLEVRAFRDNQARIEALGANLVGVSVDSVATQCAFAAREHIHFALLGDDERRISKAYDVLWPVLNVDRRVTFILGPDGKVEAVIRHEARVYRHLDDVLRYLQDHPLPAAPGTGPSRG
- the uvrA gene encoding excinuclease ABC subunit UvrA; this translates as MHKTHLVGARTHNLQSLSVDLSEGELVCITGVSGAGKSSLALDTLYAEGQRRFVESFSPYARQFLERLERPPMDQLEPVAAGVAVDRRAPVKSSRSTVATLADVEAYLSALFTREAMPVCPACGVEAVRTDARVAAAAAISEHPDAQVILTWPVRIAGTAEFLDVRARLLKDGYHRLVVQGEVRELEALRPSEATDSAGVAQVVVDRVKLAQGQLSRLTQAVEDAWARSEGEAMLFLPGGATRRIRRGLVCPKCAREFEPARPGLFSYQSPTGACATCRGFGRTIGIDWDKVIPNPSLSLAQGAIRPWSGKTSEWERNMLHRYAKAMGIPLDTPWSSLQPEQREMVLEGEGDYHDGRSYPGVRAWFRWMESRTYKMHVRVLLSRYRAYSLCEKCQGARLNEQALAYRVGGLDLAAWHRLELSDACERLESLRTTTGQGELARKELASRLRYLLRVGLGYLTLDRPARTLSGGEAQRVSLTAALGTSLTGALFVLDEPTVGLHPSDVRPLTEAMAELAERGNVTLVIEQDEHVIRSAHRVLELGPGAGKHGGKLCFDGPPEALAKRTDLPTGQLLAGTQETPRTTRQRTGELVVRNAHEHNLQGLTVRVPLGVLCAITGPSGSGKSTLMDEVLYRHLARGLGEKDIEAPGAVDALEGAETVKSITFVDQSPLGRTSRGNAATYTKAWDRLRERFASEPEAEVRGLTAAHFSFNVDKGRCEACSGEGYETVEMQFLADVALRCAVCRGRRFKEEVLAVQHQGFSVAQVLELTVDEVLKHFGDDTALKRTLGPVARLGLGYLSLGQPLSTLSGGEAQRLKLARALASEAKGSLFLIDEPSAGLHELDVRHVLAALHELVGRGASVVVVDHDLSVMRGSDWIIDLGPGGGRHGGRLVAEGTPAELAKGSGLTAAALREESTGARRPAKPRKAAAGSPAIEVEHAREHNLQEISCRIPLGKMTVVTGPSGSGKSSLAFDVVFAEGQRRFLETLTPYARQFLPTMPRPDVERISSIPPTVALEQRTSRAGATSTVATVTEVAHYLRLLFAKLGQPHCPNDDSPIASTSPDALYAQLTESKGDGTVLAPAVRARKGTYLDLFAAAARAGITTAIVDGQIANTDNPPRLTKTREHDIDLVMYEGKLAKLPRPVFDRALGWGQGALKVRSAKGETLLSTERTCPRCGTAVPELDPRWFSFNTKQGRCEACEGTGVEGGAEAIAEGHTAPCRTCQGSRLSPVPRAVRLENARYHEVVQNSVTATLARVQGWKFRGDRALIGEPSRQELVRRLEFLDRVGLGYLSLDRAAATLSGGEMQRLRLSAQLGAGLTGALYVLDEPTIGLHPRDTHRLLSNLRALVDTGSSVLVVEHDTDTIRAADHLIDLGPTGGRGGGRILAEGAPEDVLQREDSPTAKALRASQIRPPSTRGEPQKWLELKGARANNLKRVDLRLPVRRLTVVSGVSGSGKSTLIRQVLYPALREKLGLVGPKPGPFESLHGVEAISRVLAVDQSPIGRTPRSVPATFLGIWDELRRAFAATPEAKIRGFGPARFSFNTAAGGRCPACEGQGAISHEMAFLPDVVTPCEVCGGARFDAATLEVRYHGLTIGEVLRLSADEAKEVFRALPKVAAPLECLSDLGVGYLQLGQGSNTLSGGEAQRLKLAAELTANSRHEPTLYVLDEPTTGLHLGDVDRLITFLGRLVDRGDTLVVIEHHPSVIASAEHVVELGPEGGEEGGRIVAEGTPRELCKMKTATGRVLKALFAQGEERKARATAR
- a CDS encoding TfuA-like protein, with translation MKRRPEDLVVFLGPSLPVGEARRWVNCHVLPPARRGDVWRALALRPRAIALIDGVGEALPPVWHQELLAAVEAGVAVFGGAGQGALRAAELAAQGMVGVGQIFEWYRTGMLVDDSEVALRHAGAEQGYRPLTVPMVNVRHVVTQARAARVLNARQARTLVTVAERLYYAERTWRRILDAERPSWSAATWGSWEGWFSRGVEDLQALDAQACLRAAAAFLASAAPVKPPRGGVRTSLPAKVRRRRLEEGVAVLAGRTVSSSQVLAVLQQEPDSAALAEAGLRRALLAGWARSLGLEPTAEEVKQAEDEWWRRHGVRPPDREVFLGACGLDGPGLRRLCEEWALERLVLSHAARLLPEGPSREEALASEARLQGRWAQAARGVRWAQRRRAR
- a CDS encoding YcaO-like family protein translates to MEVTRVARVTGLDRTGVEVACAVRPGSPGLGACSGPGLTFEHAALSALYETAVLWAAEHVPTSQLVWAARAELDPRSGEAWSAEALGSAGRLVEPRLWGDSVRCAWRQATELHSRRNVWVPAQGVHCPPAGAVALGPVSVMWTRNGTGADPDAQRALLQALLEATKRDQLARALPDGWTEEAMRRRMLGPVVLGRAAPRTEALARILKKRGFGVYLFDATPTSRTPGAVGLPVAAAVLVDEEDGPVPLTVGYACALGRDQALLRALLEAACARLSALQGTPQPLSSAERGAVRGLARVCASVRPKRQADTMPDFAAEEASPVRSVRRVMNHLRSAGFTQVAALTLDAPVSGLHVRRVVVPGMRISELS
- a CDS encoding TIGR02265 family protein, with translation MATAGSPSHSRIKGTVLISRLNLVRQQGGQARLEEVLKRLPPADQTLLRKMILPINWYPFDLNLRLDAAIADVLSPEDRTRAFMDMGRASADENLKGAQHVFVRPGEPHFLLSQAPQIYRFYYAVGSRTYEKLGPRSAILRTFGAENVTETDCLTIVGWHQRAIELSGGSAVRVTHPKCVAKGAPHCEYLCQWD